The Littorina saxatilis isolate snail1 linkage group LG15, US_GU_Lsax_2.0, whole genome shotgun sequence genome contains a region encoding:
- the LOC138949319 gene encoding uncharacterized protein has product MWVKLSLAVLCLSVLGHTQLTPKLDMFGLINILYYKADNNRDGTISESELMDIWHGFDQNGDKDVTAAEFIPSWAAVTTMSLELSTAYFYIADLNDDGQITSSDLQLVYQRFDLDGDGTVTAQEFNLKWQQLWREAPFAVLYLRADTNKDDDLQASEYPRLFSSLGSKADGSVTKAEFMQGWMTSGFGSTSDAGVIFDQLDGNDDDTLTTTEVAHVISRYDVNHNHKVELLELLQIVALVPTPSPS; this is encoded by the exons atg TGGGTCAAATTGTCCCTGGCTGTCCTCTGCCTGAGTGTTCTTGGACACACCCAATTAACACC AAAACTCGACATGTTTGGACTGATCAACATTCTGTACTATAAAGCCGACAATAACAGGGATGGCACGATTTCCGAGTCAGAGCTCATGGATATCTGGCATGGCTTTGACCAAAACG GCGACAAGGACGTAACAGCAGCAGAGTTCATTCCCTCTTGGGCTGCGGTGACCACAATGTCTCTAGAACTGTCCACCGCCTATTTTTATATTGCTGACCTCAACGATGACGGTCAGATCACATCGTCTGACCTTCAACTTGTGTATCAGAGGTTTGACCTTGACG GTGACGGCACAGTGACTGCACAAGAATTCAACTTGAAGTGGCAGCAG CTGTGGCGGGAGGCACCGTTCGCAGTGCTGTACCTCCGTGCGGACACCAACAAGGATGACGACTTGCAGGCCTCGGAGTACCCCCGTCTCTTCTCCTCCCTCGGCTCCAAGG CTGACGGGTCAGTGACGAAAGCAGAGTTCATGCAAGGTTGGATGACGTCAGGATTCGGCTCGACGTCAGATGCTGGCGTCATTTTCGATCAACTTGATGGGAACGATGACGACACACTGACGACAACAGAGGTCGCTCACGTCATATCTAGATATGACGTCAACC ACAATCACAAAGTGGAACTTCTGGAGCTTCTGCAG ATTGTAGCGCTGGTCCCAACTCCTTCCCCGTCCTGA